DNA sequence from the Streptomyces cinnabarinus genome:
CACTGTGGTGTGCATCATGACGATCACCTCCGGAACGCTTGCTTCCAGAGTGCTCCCTCAGCCACCTTCCACACCACCGCAATGACATGGAATGGGCGGCGGTTTCCGGAGCGTTGAGTGGATCATGACGTCTGACGAGCGCACGATCACCAACCCGGCCACGCTCCACGACCCGGCCCCCTTCGGCTACAGCCACGCGGTCTCCGCCCCCGGCGAGATCGTCCACATCGCCGGGCAGTACGCCTCCGACTCCGCCGGCTCCCCGGTGCCGGGCGACTTCGCCGCCCAGGTGGAGCTCGCCTTCGACCGGCTGGAGTCGGCGCTGGCGGGCGTCGGTCTCGGCTTCGAGCACGTGGTGCGGCTCGGCTCGTTCATCGTCGACCACGAGCCCGCCAAGCTCCAGGTGCTCGGCAGGGCGCTCGGCGCCCGGTTCAGCGACCGTCTGCCCGCCCAGACCCTCAGCGGAGTCGCCGCCCTCGCCCTCCCGGGCATGCTCTTCGAGGTCGACGCGGTCGCCGTACGGCCGACGGGCTCCGGCGACAGCGGGAGCTGACCCGCGCCCCCTAACCCGTCCGCAGCATCAGCCCGATACCCACCACCAGCAGCGCCGCGGCGACGACCCGCGGCGCCCCGAACCTCTCCTTGAAGAACACGGCGCCGATCGCCGCCCCCACGATGATCGAGGATTCCCTCAGGGCGGCGATCGGCGCCAGTTCGGCCCGCGTCTGGGCCCACAGCACCAGGGCGTACGCGGCGACGGACAGCACCGCGCCGAGCAGCCCGACCGCGGCGAACGGCC
Encoded proteins:
- a CDS encoding RidA family protein, encoding MTSDERTITNPATLHDPAPFGYSHAVSAPGEIVHIAGQYASDSAGSPVPGDFAAQVELAFDRLESALAGVGLGFEHVVRLGSFIVDHEPAKLQVLGRALGARFSDRLPAQTLSGVAALALPGMLFEVDAVAVRPTGSGDSGS